In Bacillota bacterium, a genomic segment contains:
- the lpxB gene encoding lipid-A-disaccharide synthase: MKGYKVMIVAGEASGDLHGSYLVQSLRRQNPDIQFFGMGGRLMQEAGVELLFDPTQMSTIGFVEALKSYRVLKRVLSRLRDALVERRPDVLVLIDFGGFNMRLGPMAKAANIPVVYYISPAAWAYAEGRAKKVAAFADKVVSIFPFEYDVYKKAGANVEFVGHPLLDIVQVDGSKAELCSRLDLDPENPIIGLLPGSREQELKSLFPKMLAAARLIAQEIADVQFVVPLASTVSDVAAAILDDLDARDLNLRIVTGEAYSVMAVSDLAVIACGTATLEAAILDTPQVAIYQVAPVTAFIVRRVVRISHFALPNIIMEKEIIPELIQEEVTTDNIAGTVLELWNQPDQIAQIRRDYQAMRTRLGSSGAVDRAAAAVLQAARQSSR; the protein is encoded by the coding sequence ATGAAGGGCTACAAGGTGATGATCGTTGCGGGAGAAGCCTCGGGAGATCTCCACGGTTCCTACTTGGTCCAGAGCCTGAGGCGGCAAAATCCCGATATCCAGTTCTTCGGGATGGGTGGTCGCTTGATGCAAGAGGCCGGCGTTGAGCTGCTCTTTGATCCCACCCAAATGTCCACCATTGGATTTGTGGAGGCGCTGAAAAGTTATCGGGTGCTAAAACGGGTTTTGTCCCGGCTGCGGGATGCCTTAGTGGAACGACGGCCCGATGTCCTAGTACTCATCGATTTTGGCGGCTTCAACATGCGCCTGGGTCCCATGGCCAAGGCAGCTAACATTCCTGTGGTCTACTACATTAGCCCAGCGGCATGGGCCTATGCCGAAGGCCGGGCCAAGAAGGTAGCCGCCTTTGCCGACAAAGTGGTGTCCATCTTTCCCTTTGAGTACGATGTATACAAGAAGGCTGGGGCCAACGTGGAGTTCGTCGGCCATCCCCTGTTGGATATCGTGCAGGTGGATGGCAGTAAAGCTGAGCTTTGCTCCCGACTGGACCTAGATCCGGAAAATCCCATTATTGGACTTTTGCCGGGAAGCAGAGAGCAGGAGCTAAAGTCACTGTTTCCCAAGATGCTGGCTGCTGCCAGACTCATTGCCCAGGAGATTGCCGATGTCCAATTCGTGGTTCCCCTGGCGTCCACGGTGTCTGACGTGGCGGCAGCCATCCTCGATGACTTGGATGCAAGGGATCTGAACCTAAGGATAGTGACCGGTGAGGCCTATAGTGTGATGGCAGTCAGCGACTTGGCGGTGATCGCCTGCGGAACGGCTACCTTGGAGGCCGCGATCCTCGACACTCCCCAAGTGGCGATTTACCAGGTGGCGCCGGTGACGGCCTTTATTGTACGGCGGGTGGTGCGCATCTCCCACTTTGCTCTGCCGAATATCATCATGGAGAAAGAGATTATTCCTGAGTTGATTCAGGAAGAGGTAACTACTGACAACATCGCTGGGACGGTACTGGAGCTGTGGAATCAGCCCGACCAAATAGCACAGATCCGTCGGGATTATCAGGCGATGCGGACCAGACTGGGCAGTTCCGGAGCGGTGGACAGAGCTGCCGCTGCGGTACTACAGGCAGCCCGGCAAAGCTCACGGTAA
- the lptB gene encoding LPS export ABC transporter ATP-binding protein, which produces MTIVAQDLVKSYRGRRVVDRVCLEVARGEVVGLLGPNGAGKTTTFYMIVGLERPDSGSVQIDGQEITPLPMYRRARLGIGYLPQEASIFRKLTVTENILAILEVMGLDKRQRQQRLEELLEEFDLGHVRNQQGVMLSGGERRRVEIARALATNPAFILLDEPFAGVDPIAVADIQTIVAYLKKRGLGVLITDHNVRETLAITDRAYIMHQGKILVSGSAEEIATNETARKFYLGERFSL; this is translated from the coding sequence TTGACCATCGTAGCCCAGGATCTGGTGAAGTCCTATCGCGGTCGAAGAGTTGTAGATCGAGTCTGTCTCGAGGTAGCTCGAGGTGAAGTAGTAGGCTTACTGGGGCCAAACGGGGCAGGGAAGACTACTACTTTTTACATGATCGTGGGATTAGAAAGGCCGGACTCTGGGAGCGTCCAGATCGACGGACAGGAGATTACCCCCTTACCGATGTATCGGCGCGCCCGGTTGGGAATTGGTTATCTGCCCCAGGAAGCATCGATTTTTCGCAAGTTGACGGTGACGGAGAATATCTTAGCGATTTTAGAAGTTATGGGGTTGGATAAAAGACAACGACAGCAGCGCCTGGAGGAGCTGTTGGAGGAATTTGACCTGGGGCATGTCAGGAATCAGCAGGGCGTGATGTTGTCCGGGGGAGAGCGGCGTCGAGTGGAAATCGCTCGGGCTCTGGCAACAAACCCGGCTTTCATCCTGTTGGATGAACCCTTCGCCGGGGTCGACCCCATCGCGGTGGCCGATATCCAGACGATAGTGGCTTACCTGAAGAAGCGGGGTTTGGGGGTATTGATCACCGATCATAACGTGAGAGAGACCCTGGCCATCACCGATCGAGCCTATATTATGCATCAGGGCAAGATCCTAGTTTCTGGCTCCGCCGAGGAAATCGCCACCAACGAGACTGCCCGCAAGTTTTACCTGGGAGAGCGGTTTAGCCTATGA
- a CDS encoding YjgP/YjgQ family permease, which produces MRILDKYIAKETILPVLFGIAAFTSIFVGTELIDMAKLVVRYGAPLSKAVLVFLYNLPQIFTYTFPMSVLLATLLSMSRLSSTSEIVAMQAGGVSFRRIIAPVLVVAVIVTGMSFFISEKVAPRANERSALLMLEIRGGSIPTVTRNVILQTHERGIMNWFLYAARFDAKTQIMHDVTIVSLDNGKPVENTYAEQIVWDETGWYMENGVTNRFNADGQVVTVNFAGARQPVDIGQKPQDIVRAQKDPEEMNIRELSQHINILASQGRNVRELQVKWHSKLAMPFASLIFALVGAPLGIQPHRSATSIGFGLSIVVIFIYYVIMTAGEALAQGGYLPPVVGGWIANIFFVVLGLGLLFRSSR; this is translated from the coding sequence ATGAGAATTCTAGATAAATATATAGCCAAGGAGACCATTTTGCCCGTCTTGTTTGGGATTGCCGCCTTCACCAGTATCTTCGTTGGCACCGAATTGATCGATATGGCTAAGTTGGTGGTCCGATATGGGGCACCGCTGAGTAAGGCGGTTTTGGTTTTCCTGTATAATCTGCCGCAGATCTTTACCTACACCTTTCCGATGTCGGTACTTCTGGCAACGCTGTTGTCGATGAGTCGGCTGTCTTCTACCAGTGAGATTGTGGCAATGCAGGCCGGTGGCGTCAGCTTTCGGCGGATTATTGCACCGGTGTTGGTGGTGGCAGTAATCGTCACGGGAATGAGTTTTTTTATTAGTGAGAAGGTGGCCCCTAGGGCCAATGAACGCAGCGCCCTGTTGATGCTGGAGATTCGGGGTGGAAGTATCCCCACGGTGACCAGAAACGTTATTCTGCAGACGCACGAGCGGGGAATAATGAATTGGTTCCTGTATGCCGCCCGCTTTGACGCTAAGACTCAAATCATGCATGATGTGACGATTGTATCCCTAGACAACGGCAAGCCCGTTGAGAACACCTATGCGGAGCAGATTGTGTGGGATGAGACAGGATGGTATATGGAGAATGGAGTGACCAATCGCTTCAATGCCGATGGCCAGGTGGTGACGGTGAACTTCGCTGGAGCCCGCCAGCCCGTGGATATCGGTCAGAAGCCGCAGGACATCGTTCGGGCCCAAAAGGACCCCGAAGAGATGAATATTCGGGAATTGTCGCAGCATATCAATATCCTAGCCAGTCAAGGCCGCAATGTCCGCGAGTTGCAGGTGAAGTGGCACTCGAAGTTAGCCATGCCCTTTGCTAGCCTGATCTTTGCTTTGGTGGGAGCTCCTTTGGGAATTCAGCCCCATAGATCGGCGACCTCCATTGGATTTGGGCTGTCAATTGTAGTTATTTTTATCTATTACGTGATTATGACGGCGGGAGAGGCTCTAGCCCAAGGGGGATATCTGCCCCCGGTTGTCGGTGGTTGGATCGCCAATATTTTCTTTGTTGTTCTGGGATTGGGGTTGTTGTTTCGTTCTTCTCGGTGA
- a CDS encoding DUF3084 domain-containing protein, protein MYGLGLILTLVLSGGVIAYIGDKIGMKIGRKRLSLFGLRPKYTSIVITIVTGILIAAASLAVLTIASADVRTALFHMKEIQTALATSEVRFNASQQRLFEVEQELAAQEAQVQSLAEEIQRKTLEYEELSHQLLEVVEQRDAAKVELESAQAEAAEMERQFADLQADYENMMTNFELIKTEYQEMNAAYTAIAQQYETALAQYNQARSDLAATEEELEETRRSLALEKQRLEDMKEINQLFQAKIDELRQTEEEMKTHMQALTQEYNLMVSLQNELIQEKQTELELIKSSNFVFQANEIILATVMEGSRDIEDMRQEIITFLNQANQIALRRGVMDKATSRAALVIENEHLQEVLHYLERAEGKHVIRALAASNTLPGEPVEVRLVYLPNTLIYKKGEIILSREIDLSAPGVNVEDEIAAMLSRINDIGISRGMITYADGTLGTALTGDEFMATLRQMRQHDSMIEVQAVARHDIWNAVGPLSIDLKVVPLDS, encoded by the coding sequence GTGTATGGACTTGGGTTAATTCTCACACTGGTGTTGTCCGGTGGAGTGATTGCCTATATCGGTGACAAGATTGGAATGAAGATCGGTCGCAAGCGGCTTAGCCTCTTTGGCCTTCGCCCCAAGTATACATCCATCGTGATTACCATTGTCACCGGGATCCTGATTGCCGCGGCGTCCCTGGCAGTGCTGACCATTGCTTCTGCCGATGTGCGAACCGCCCTATTTCACATGAAGGAGATTCAAACGGCCCTAGCAACCAGTGAAGTCCGCTTTAATGCCAGCCAACAACGGCTCTTTGAAGTGGAACAGGAGCTAGCTGCCCAGGAAGCCCAAGTGCAGTCCTTGGCTGAGGAGATTCAACGGAAAACCCTCGAGTATGAGGAGCTAAGCCACCAGCTGCTAGAGGTGGTTGAGCAGAGAGATGCCGCCAAGGTGGAACTGGAGTCCGCACAGGCGGAAGCTGCGGAAATGGAACGGCAGTTTGCCGACTTACAAGCGGACTATGAGAATATGATGACAAACTTTGAATTGATCAAAACGGAGTATCAAGAGATGAATGCCGCCTACACCGCCATCGCACAGCAATACGAAACTGCCTTGGCCCAGTACAATCAAGCCCGGTCGGATTTGGCTGCCACAGAAGAGGAGCTAGAGGAGACCCGCAGGTCCTTGGCACTGGAGAAACAGCGGCTAGAGGATATGAAGGAGATCAATCAGCTGTTCCAAGCCAAGATCGACGAACTGAGACAGACTGAAGAGGAAATGAAGACCCATATGCAGGCCCTGACCCAGGAGTACAATCTGATGGTCAGCCTGCAGAACGAGCTGATTCAAGAAAAACAGACTGAGCTGGAACTGATTAAATCCAGTAATTTTGTCTTTCAGGCCAATGAGATTATTCTGGCCACGGTGATGGAAGGAAGCCGAGATATAGAGGATATGCGGCAGGAGATTATTACCTTCCTAAACCAGGCTAATCAGATTGCCCTAAGGCGTGGGGTGATGGATAAGGCTACCTCGAGGGCTGCCCTTGTGATTGAAAATGAGCATCTCCAGGAAGTATTGCATTATCTGGAACGGGCTGAGGGCAAACACGTGATTCGCGCCCTGGCTGCCAGCAACACGCTACCCGGTGAGCCCGTGGAGGTTCGGCTGGTCTATCTGCCTAATACTCTGATCTATAAGAAGGGCGAGATTATTCTCAGTCGTGAGATCGACTTGTCGGCACCGGGAGTGAATGTGGAAGATGAAATCGCGGCAATGCTCAGCCGGATCAACGATATTGGGATTTCCCGGGGAATGATCACCTATGCCGATGGTACCCTGGGTACCGCCCTTACCGGCGATGAGTTCATGGCTACACTCCGGCAGATGCGCCAGCACGATAGTATGATTGAGGTGCAGGCAGTAGCCCGCCATGATATTTGGAATGCCGTAGGTCCCCTCAGCATCGATTTGAAGGTGGTGCCCTTAGACTCATAG
- a CDS encoding pre-16S rRNA-processing nuclease YqgF, which produces MLVLAVDPGRAKCGLVVMASSGEVLVQEVVPAEELLDRIRLEVESRPIDVVLLGDGTGAKVFRERLAQAGIDRLVDRVELVDEHRTSELARRKYLEENRRGWRRFWPLSLQYPSEPYDDYVALILAQRYLRSQER; this is translated from the coding sequence GTGCTGGTGTTAGCGGTAGATCCAGGAAGGGCTAAATGCGGCTTGGTGGTGATGGCTAGCTCAGGGGAAGTCTTGGTGCAGGAAGTGGTTCCTGCCGAGGAGTTGTTGGACCGGATTCGCCTGGAGGTGGAGTCTCGACCCATTGACGTGGTCCTGCTGGGGGATGGTACGGGAGCCAAGGTTTTCCGGGAAAGGTTAGCCCAAGCGGGGATTGATAGGTTAGTGGATAGGGTTGAGCTGGTCGATGAACATCGTACCAGCGAACTGGCCCGCCGCAAGTACCTAGAGGAAAATCGCCGGGGATGGCGGAGGTTCTGGCCCCTTTCCCTGCAGTATCCCTCGGAACCCTATGATGACTACGTGGCCTTGATCTTGGCCCAGCGGTATCTGAGAAGTCAGGAAAGATAA
- a CDS encoding sugar kinase codes for MAYDVLGLGLCTHDYLAVVSHIPEFESSVHMSASSQQGGGPAATAMVAVSRLGAKAGFIGVVGDDASGEFIRKDFARYGVDTQHLVVRPKATSCFVVCLVEEGSGDRAFILSNKTATPLRPEELDEEVINSAKYLHVDGNEMAASIAAAKIARRAGIPVVMDATNARGMENLLPLVDILIASRFFYEDIADGRTPMQVAKDLVAEGQHQEVIITLAEQGCVCASGDVAEAVPAFAISPVVDTTGCGDVFHGAYIVGKLRGMDMLTAAEFASAAAGLKVRKLGGRAGIPTYDEVVEFLREHSPNRNW; via the coding sequence ATGGCCTATGATGTACTGGGGTTAGGTTTGTGTACCCACGATTACTTAGCCGTGGTTTCCCATATTCCGGAGTTCGAAAGTTCGGTGCATATGAGCGCTTCCAGTCAACAGGGCGGCGGTCCCGCCGCCACAGCGATGGTGGCAGTGAGCCGCTTGGGAGCTAAAGCCGGGTTTATCGGTGTGGTGGGGGATGATGCCTCCGGGGAATTTATCCGGAAGGACTTTGCCCGCTATGGTGTCGATACCCAGCACCTGGTGGTGAGACCGAAGGCCACCTCGTGCTTTGTCGTGTGCCTAGTTGAGGAAGGCAGCGGAGACCGGGCCTTCATTCTCAGTAACAAGACGGCGACGCCCCTTCGACCTGAAGAGCTGGATGAGGAAGTGATTAACAGTGCCAAGTACCTCCATGTCGACGGGAATGAAATGGCGGCTTCCATCGCTGCAGCCAAGATCGCCCGTCGGGCTGGGATTCCGGTGGTGATGGATGCCACTAATGCTCGGGGTATGGAGAACCTCTTGCCCCTAGTGGACATCCTCATCGCGTCGCGATTCTTCTATGAGGATATTGCCGATGGGCGAACTCCGATGCAGGTGGCCAAGGACCTGGTGGCGGAGGGCCAACATCAGGAGGTAATCATCACCTTGGCCGAGCAAGGCTGTGTCTGCGCCAGTGGGGATGTCGCCGAAGCTGTCCCCGCCTTTGCCATCAGTCCCGTTGTCGATACCACTGGATGTGGCGATGTTTTTCACGGCGCCTACATCGTCGGTAAACTAAGGGGAATGGACATGTTAACGGCCGCTGAATTTGCCAGCGCCGCCGCAGGGCTCAAGGTTCGCAAACTCGGTGGCAGAGCGGGAATCCCCACCTACGATGAAGTGGTGGAATTTCTCCGGGAGCATTCCCCCAACCGGAATTGGTAG
- a CDS encoding class II fructose-bisphosphate aldolase, whose product MSLVSLQSILTAADRGGYAVGAFNAFNVETTQAVVAAAEAEKSPVILLVYDGHQRHFGIAESAAIGRALAEAASVPVALHLDHGASFEMVVKCLQAGYTGVMFDGSRLPYEDNVAITKRVTEVAHLCGVSVEAELGQVGVAARGDGAKADLMTAPDQAADFVAQTQVDALAVAIGNAHGFYTDTPKLDFERLAAINEAVSVPLVLHGGTGIPDDDLRRAIELGIRKVNIGTEVMTAFGTTLREALKNTEGPIVGLAELAQAKRAMQEKIQARMRVLGSSGKA is encoded by the coding sequence TTGAGTTTAGTCTCCCTGCAAAGCATTCTTACCGCGGCAGACCGGGGCGGATACGCCGTCGGTGCCTTTAATGCCTTTAATGTTGAGACCACGCAGGCGGTGGTTGCCGCCGCGGAGGCGGAAAAAAGCCCTGTCATTCTGTTGGTCTATGATGGGCACCAACGTCATTTTGGTATCGCTGAATCGGCAGCCATCGGCAGAGCCTTAGCCGAGGCCGCGTCAGTACCGGTGGCTTTACACCTGGATCATGGGGCTAGTTTTGAGATGGTCGTCAAGTGTCTACAGGCAGGGTATACCGGGGTGATGTTCGATGGCTCCCGTCTGCCCTACGAGGACAACGTTGCCATCACCAAAAGGGTGACGGAGGTTGCCCACTTGTGTGGAGTCTCCGTGGAGGCAGAGCTGGGACAGGTCGGAGTGGCCGCTCGGGGCGATGGGGCGAAGGCGGATCTGATGACCGCCCCAGACCAGGCGGCGGACTTCGTGGCTCAGACCCAGGTAGATGCCCTGGCTGTAGCCATTGGCAATGCCCACGGTTTTTACACAGATACACCCAAGTTGGATTTTGAGCGGCTTGCGGCCATCAATGAGGCGGTATCGGTTCCCCTGGTGCTCCACGGTGGTACCGGGATTCCCGATGATGACCTTCGGCGAGCTATCGAATTGGGTATCCGCAAAGTGAACATTGGCACTGAGGTGATGACCGCCTTTGGCACCACCCTGCGAGAGGCTCTGAAAAACACTGAAGGCCCGATAGTGGGATTGGCAGAGCTGGCACAAGCCAAGAGAGCAATGCAAGAGAAAATTCAGGCGCGGATGCGGGTATTGGGCTCATCGGGTAAGGCCTAG
- a CDS encoding LysM peptidoglycan-binding domain-containing protein, whose product MFADQYPEARILGWFALRFQGLDLTNADRARSAKLFGEHWQVCWLVDSDRKNWRVWSWQEGQLRPSRRVRALEAKSGLKAVEVSAQQTDASSSVPNPKLPREELLTELFGQANLGPWFAAVAGILVILLIIFGAKALWNQRQPKFIDLLSQQQESVSVTAAVPGQGQAFDETVERPPQEILEAEPPITPAPDPGNRDVLSLPESGTEYTVYTVEPGDTLWRISEKLWGDGSRYQEIWKANPQISDPRKLQTGMALRIPQGPQGELLGD is encoded by the coding sequence ATGTTTGCAGATCAGTATCCCGAGGCCCGCATCCTCGGTTGGTTCGCCCTGAGGTTCCAGGGGCTTGACCTCACCAACGCCGACCGGGCTCGTAGCGCTAAGTTATTCGGGGAGCATTGGCAAGTCTGCTGGTTGGTGGATAGTGACCGGAAGAATTGGCGAGTTTGGTCCTGGCAGGAGGGTCAGCTAAGACCTAGCCGGCGAGTTCGAGCCTTAGAGGCTAAGTCCGGGTTGAAGGCGGTGGAAGTTTCAGCTCAGCAAACCGATGCTTCCAGTTCAGTCCCCAACCCCAAGCTTCCCAGGGAGGAACTCTTGACGGAATTATTTGGCCAAGCTAATTTGGGGCCATGGTTTGCCGCTGTAGCAGGCATCTTGGTGATACTACTGATTATTTTCGGGGCGAAGGCCCTTTGGAACCAGAGACAACCGAAGTTTATTGACCTATTGTCCCAGCAACAGGAATCGGTGTCAGTTACCGCTGCCGTACCGGGGCAAGGGCAGGCCTTCGATGAAACTGTGGAGAGGCCTCCACAGGAGATTCTCGAGGCCGAGCCGCCGATTACCCCGGCACCGGATCCGGGGAATCGGGATGTCCTGTCGCTCCCGGAATCTGGGACAGAGTATACAGTCTATACCGTGGAACCCGGCGATACCCTGTGGCGGATCAGCGAGAAGCTGTGGGGTGACGGAAGTCGGTATCAAGAGATTTGGAAGGCCAATCCCCAGATCAGCGATCCTCGGAAACTACAGACAGGGATGGCCCTTAGGATCCCACAGGGTCCCCAAGGGGAATTGCTCGGCGACTAG
- a CDS encoding thioredoxin domain-containing protein produces MGQGTVTTNRLIHEQSPYLLQHAHNPVDWYPWGSEALSRAKAEDRPILLSSGYSACHWCHVMERESFTNPRIAQMMNENFVCIKVDREERPDLDETYQTACLLLTGHGGWPLTVFLTPDLKPFYAGTYFPPEDKYGRPGFIRILQTVARVYRTERERVEAIAQDIVKGMKGQLLPENTEPGISLESWDWTDLPREAVSRLKYSYDTRHGGFGDAPKFPTTNLLQLFLHVGYEADPASVDMVVDTLLHMARGGIRDHLGGGFHRYSTDARWLVPHFEKMLYDNALLVPLYLAGYQLTGEPEFREVVESTLQFVASEMTAPGGGFYSSFDADTEGEEGRYYVWRYQEVIDLLGEEPGEILCDYFGISPEGNFAKGTSVLHRSTGEEQLADKYRLSLPGIQDILAQGRAQMLAHRTHREKPFCDTKIITAWNGMMISAFAQAARILDVPGYGKQAEAAAHFILENLMDGRGRLLRAFKDRPSQIPGFLSDYGWLINGLLDLHAATFDHSWLTQARSLTEVMVERFWDEANGGWFDSDEEHDSPLLRTKGITDQSYPSAASQAVLALIRLAEVDHRFPALIDRTFDVYADEMAHNPWGCAALLTALQWWQSTSTEVMLLGDSQRSEWQQMVECLRAQFIPRLVLFGLTPGWEEIWQSPPQVWVSRQGALSSEAPAVAFVCREGTCSPPLTSAQDLAFQLGKGYEIDSRGKLERRFDLGARREVDG; encoded by the coding sequence GTGGGACAAGGTACCGTTACGACTAATCGTCTGATCCATGAGCAAAGTCCATACCTACTCCAGCATGCCCACAATCCGGTGGATTGGTATCCCTGGGGCTCCGAGGCCTTGTCCAGGGCGAAGGCCGAGGATCGCCCTATTCTGCTCAGCTCCGGGTACAGTGCCTGCCATTGGTGTCATGTGATGGAGAGGGAATCCTTTACCAACCCAAGGATTGCCCAGATGATGAATGAGAACTTCGTTTGTATCAAGGTGGACCGGGAGGAACGCCCCGACCTCGATGAGACCTACCAAACCGCTTGTTTGCTCCTGACGGGGCACGGTGGGTGGCCCCTAACGGTATTTTTGACCCCCGATCTAAAGCCCTTTTATGCCGGCACGTATTTTCCCCCAGAAGACAAATACGGGCGACCGGGTTTTATTAGGATTCTCCAGACGGTAGCTCGGGTCTACAGGACAGAAAGGGAGCGGGTGGAGGCAATTGCCCAGGACATAGTCAAAGGGATGAAGGGGCAATTGCTGCCGGAAAATACGGAGCCTGGCATTTCCCTGGAGTCCTGGGATTGGACAGATCTGCCCCGGGAGGCGGTGTCTAGACTTAAGTATAGTTACGATACCAGACATGGAGGTTTCGGCGATGCTCCCAAGTTCCCCACCACCAATCTGCTGCAGCTTTTTCTCCACGTTGGCTATGAGGCTGACCCCGCCAGCGTTGATATGGTGGTGGACACCCTGCTCCACATGGCTCGGGGTGGGATCCGGGACCATCTGGGCGGTGGGTTTCATCGCTATTCAACGGATGCCCGGTGGTTGGTTCCCCACTTTGAAAAAATGCTCTATGACAATGCCCTTCTGGTTCCGCTGTATCTTGCCGGGTACCAGCTGACCGGTGAACCGGAATTTCGCGAGGTCGTGGAGTCAACCCTTCAGTTTGTGGCCTCGGAAATGACTGCTCCCGGGGGAGGTTTCTATTCCAGCTTCGATGCCGACACCGAGGGAGAAGAAGGTCGGTACTATGTGTGGCGTTATCAGGAGGTAATTGACCTTTTGGGAGAGGAGCCGGGCGAGATTCTCTGCGACTATTTCGGTATTTCCCCAGAGGGGAATTTCGCCAAGGGAACCAGTGTACTCCATCGGTCAACGGGCGAAGAACAGTTGGCTGACAAGTACCGATTAAGTCTCCCAGGGATACAGGACATCCTTGCCCAGGGCAGGGCGCAGATGCTCGCCCACCGAACTCACCGGGAGAAACCCTTTTGTGACACAAAGATTATTACCGCCTGGAACGGAATGATGATTTCCGCCTTTGCCCAGGCCGCGAGAATTCTCGATGTGCCAGGGTATGGTAAGCAGGCTGAGGCAGCTGCCCACTTTATCTTGGAGAACCTGATGGATGGTCGAGGCCGCTTGCTGCGCGCCTTCAAGGACAGACCTTCGCAAATCCCGGGATTTCTCTCAGACTATGGTTGGCTGATCAATGGATTATTGGATCTGCATGCCGCTACCTTTGACCACTCCTGGTTGACCCAGGCCCGATCCTTGACGGAAGTGATGGTGGAGAGATTTTGGGATGAAGCCAATGGCGGCTGGTTTGATAGCGATGAGGAACATGATTCACCCCTCTTAAGGACCAAGGGGATTACTGATCAGTCCTATCCCTCGGCCGCCAGCCAAGCGGTTTTGGCACTCATTCGGCTCGCGGAAGTAGATCATCGGTTTCCTGCTCTCATCGACAGGACCTTCGATGTCTATGCCGATGAGATGGCCCACAACCCCTGGGGGTGTGCCGCGCTGCTGACGGCCTTGCAGTGGTGGCAGTCTACCAGTACGGAGGTTATGCTTCTTGGTGACAGCCAGCGGTCTGAATGGCAGCAAATGGTTGAATGTCTGAGGGCTCAGTTCATTCCCCGTCTGGTTCTCTTTGGGCTAACTCCAGGCTGGGAAGAGATTTGGCAGTCGCCACCTCAGGTGTGGGTTAGTCGGCAAGGGGCTCTTTCTTCGGAAGCTCCGGCGGTGGCCTTTGTTTGCCGAGAGGGCACCTGCAGCCCGCCCCTGACCAGTGCCCAAGATCTTGCCTTTCAGTTGGGGAAGGGATATGAAATCGACTCCCGTGGAAAGTTAGAAAGGAGATTCGACTTAGGAGCAAGGAGGGAAGTCGATGGCTAA
- a CDS encoding DUF1540 domain-containing protein, with protein MANQEIMCTVSSCHYWAQGNRCDANQILITSNEMAESLDDSFDAPQATTAQQTEVAVCVDTCCKTFVYRDAAEIEDDGVYRV; from the coding sequence ATGGCTAACCAGGAGATCATGTGTACTGTGAGCAGCTGTCACTACTGGGCCCAGGGGAATCGTTGCGATGCTAACCAGATTCTCATCACCTCCAACGAGATGGCGGAATCCCTGGACGACAGTTTTGACGCACCCCAGGCCACCACGGCACAACAAACCGAGGTGGCGGTGTGTGTTGATACCTGCTGCAAGACCTTTGTCTATCGGGATGCAGCGGAGATCGAAGATGACGGCGTCTATCGGGTGTAA